The Methanococcus voltae PS genome segment GAGATTGCAGCCTACTTATGGTTATGTCTCGAATACGGTATGAGTATTTTTGTATGTGGCGAAACAGCTTCGGGTAAAACTACAACATTAAATGCCATAATGCCATTTATAAAACCTAAATCTAAAGTATTTTCCTGTGAGGATACTGCAGAGGTTAAACCCCCTAACCCAGTATGGCAGCAATTGCTTACAAGGGAAAGAGGTCCTGAAGAAAGTAGGGTTACTTTATTTGACTTGTTAAGAGCTGCACTAAGGTCAAGGCCGAATTACATTATTGTGGGTGAAATTAGGTCCGTAGAAGGAGCAGTTGCTTTCCAAGCTATGCAAACAGGTCACCCCGTACTATCTACTTTCCACGCAGCTAATGTAAGGAAAATGATTCAAAGGCTTACTGGTGACCCTATTAACATCCCTCAGACATTTATGGACAACTTGAATATTGCATTATTCCAGTTGGCTGTTTATACAAGAGGTAGATTTTTAAGGCGAGTTGTAGCCGTCGAAGAGATAGAGGGTTACTATAAAGAAGTTGATGGTGTTATCACCAGAGGTGTTTTTGAATGGGACCCTCAAAAAGACATTCACAACTTCACTGGTTTAAACAACAGTTACATTTTAGAAGATAAAATTGCAACTGTGGCAGGTTATGAAGACCCAAGAGAAATTTACGACGAATTAAACCTTAGGGTTAGAATTCTCGAAGAGATGATTGCAAGAGAAATTTACGATTATCACGATGTATTAGATATAATTTGGAAATTTTATGAAAATGGATTGGAGGGATTACCTTTCCCAATATAAGGTGGTTAAATGATTTTAGATATACTACCAAGAGTAGGATTAAAGCCAAAGGATTATTTCTTAAAATTTGTACTTCCTGCAGTATTGGCCTCATTATTTATGGTAGTTTTGGGCTTCATATATTTTGATGGAATTACAAGGCTTTTGGTTTTAGCATTACCCCTACTTCTTTTGGGCGGGGCTTTAGGGTATCCCTACATCGAACTAGATTCCCAGAAGCAAAAAATAAACGAAAGATTGCACGTGTACATTACTAAATTTGGAGTATTATCCATAACTGATTTAGATAATAAAGCACTTTTAGAATTACTTTCTGTAGAAAAAGAAGAATTGGGTCAACTTGCAGAGGAGTCCCGTAAAATTTACGTGTTAGTTAAACGATGGAATCAATCATTGGCGGAATCCTGTAGATTTTTAGCAAATAGGACTCCAAGTAGTCAATTTGGTGATTTTTTAGATAGAATGGCTTATTCTATTGATAGCGGTCAGGAGTTAAAAGAATTTTTAGCAGGAGAGCAAGATATCGTAATGGACGAATATGCAGGGTTTTATGAAAGAGCACTATACTCCCTAGATAACTTTAAAGAGATGTATGTGAGTGCTATAACTTCAGTATCGTTCTTTGTAACATTTGCAATTATTGCACCGTTTTTGTTACCTTATGATTTCGTGACAATGGTTACTGTTGCAATTTTCATATTTATGATAATCGAGGTAATTTTAATATATAGTATAAAAAATAAGTTACCTTATGATAGATTGTGGCATACTGGTGAAAAACCGACTGCTATAGATAGAAAATTAAGAAAATGGCTCATAATTTCAGTAGGTTTAACAATATTGGCTTCAATCGTACTTTTCTGGGGAAAGTATATTTATGAAGCACCGCAGCTATTAAAAATACCTTATGAATTGATATTTTCAATAGCTATGACTCCGTTAATGTTGGGCGGTTATATGGCACAACGTGAAGAATCATTGGTTATTCGTAAAGAAAACAACTTTCCCGACTTTTTAAGGTCTTTGGGCGATTCTGTAAGTGCAAAAGGTGGAGGTACGCTAGAGTCTTTAGGTTATTTGTGTACTAACGACTTTGGACCCCTTACTAAGGATTTGGTTGCATTACATAGAAGATTATCTATAAGAATAAATGGTCAAAAATCTTGGAAATACTTTGGGCACGATACCTGTAGTTACTTGATACAGCTCTTTTCTGAGATGTACGAGAGATGTACCTACTTGGGTGGTAACTCAGGTCAAGCATCCCATATTATAGGTAAAAACTTCCGTAAAATTTTACGATTAAGACGTTCTAAATATCAGAACGTAAATCAGTTTGCAGGAGTTATGTATGGTCTTTCAGGCGGTATGGCGTTAACTTTGTTTGCATCTTACGGGGTTGCTTCAATGGTTAATGGATTATACTCTAGCTTAGATATCCCAGATACGATGCTAAGTATGGTACACGTAGTAGCACCTTCAGACTTTGGATTTATTTCGTACATGATGTACGGAACTTTAATAATATACGCGTTATGTTCGTCATACCTTATAAAATTAATGGACGGTGGACATTACCAAGTTTCACTACTTCACTTTAGTACTATGGTATGGATATCATCCATAGTGGCAGTAGTAACTGAAATGGTAACAAACAGTTTATTAAAAGCTACAATACCAGTTTAAAATTAGAATTTTGTAAACTTACAAACTTATAAAAATTAAATAAAAAAGTAAAACTTAAAAATACAAAAGTAAAAAATAAAAATTAAGTTATTAATATATTAAAATGCTAAGTATTCATTTAATTTAATTATCCATTTCTTTTTTTAATTCTTTCATTTTAGGTGGTAATTCATCCCATCTCCAAAATCCACGGTCTATTTCATCTTTATTATATCTTCTGGACAAATATTTACTCCAACGTTTGTAGTAATCAGGATGTAATTCTTTAACTCTGTTGAACTCGCTGTTTAATGCGGAAGGACATAAATAACAACCTATTCTCTCGAATCCTTCATCATAAAGTGGGTTGTACGGTATGTCATTTTTATAGATATATGTCCAAATATCCAAAGCATTCCAATCTAAAATTGGAAATGTGGTAGTTTGGAAGTCTATAAAACTACTGTTTCTCTCGTAGTCTAGATTTGAACGAGTAAAGCTTTCAAATTGTCTAGAGCCATCTATAGTTAATACTTTTTTACCAGGATACTTCTTTTTTAAGTAACTTCTCAATGGATTTAACTTACAAGAGCTATTGCACCAACGATTATCTTTTGTAGGTACACCATTTCTTAATATGTCCTCCCAGAAGTTGTCTCCATCAACTATATCCATATTTAAATCATATTTCTTTGAGAATTTTTTAATATATTCTATAGTTTCAGGATATTCTAAACCCGTATCTATTGAAACTACCTCTATATCGGGCATTACTTCTTTAGCTAATAGTGTAGACACTGAACTATCTTTTCCACCACTGAATGAGGCATTTATAACGTATCCTTTTTTCTTATATTTTTCAATCATATGTTTTAATATTTTCAAAGAATTATTTTTTAATATTTCAACATATTTTGAACGTTTTTCAAGATATTCGCTTAATTTTTCTTCTTCAAAATCAGATATTTTTGATAAATCTTTCAATTTTATCCTATCGCCCGACGTAACACCATGACCTGCAAAATTGCCCATCTTTACGCCAACATCTTTGATTTGAGCGTCTAAATCATTTTCAGGAGCATTTACAATGGTATTATAGGCTTTTAAATTATCTTCATCTTCCACCAAATATTCTTCTTTTATCCATTTACCTTTCAATCTCATTTTACTTGGTTTTAACTCAATATCATACTTGTTCAGATACATATAGTACTCTGGATTAGGTACAAATTGCCAGCTTAATTCTTTTAAATCATATTCTAAAATCCCAAGCTGTTTTTTACCGTATATTACCCTTTTTCTATAGTCCATACCACTTAATCGCTCTAATATGACAACATTGTCCTTAAAATCTATATTAGTAAGCTTAGATAGTATACTTAACTCATGAGGTGATGCAAATTTTGCATCTTGTTTGTAGTAAAATTCAGGATACCAACTTTCTAAATTAGTTTTTAAGTTTAATTTTTTCTGTAATGACTCTCTTGGCTCTACATTTCTATTATCGATAGGGATTTTATTTTTACCTTCTCTCTTTGTATTCCTAATATTTGTATTATTTTTGCCATTCCCATTTTTATCTGGATTTTTACCTTTAAATTTAGGGGGGTTTTTGCCTTTATTTTTTGGATTTTCATTCTTTTTGCCTTTATTGACATAATCTTCTAAATCAAAAAGATTACTTTTTGAATTTGATTCATTATTTTTTTCAAATTTATTATTTTTTTTATATTCTCCTTTTTTACTCACTGGCTTTTTATCTTCTTTTTCCCATTTTCTTGAAGAACCACGTGTTTCAGAAACTTTTCTGGATATATTTAATACACTACCAAATCTTTTTTTCATAATATCCCTTTTAATTTATACTCTAATATCTATAAAATTGATAATTTAATTAAAAATACAAATAAAATATTTTAATTAAAATAGAATGAATTTTTAAATATATATGTTTATTGTTTATTATACTTTTTCAACCAAATATTTGACAAAATCTTTTTTATCGGGTATATATGCCCCACAAGCAAATTTGTGACCTCCTCCAGTACCACCTACTTTTTCAGAGGCATAATTTATTGCTTTTGCTAAATTAATATCTTCAGCAAAGGATAGTAACTTAGGACATCTTGCAGATATCTTATAACCTTCATCAAGTTCAGATATCGCGAAAATTGGCTTTTTCCAATCTACTTTTTCTATAGAATAAGACATACCCGCAATTATACCTACTATATTACCCTTTATTTCATTATTGGATACCTCAAAATACTGGAATTTATCCTTTTGAACTACTTCTATATCATTTTTGATAGTATCCATTGATTTTGCAAGATTTCGCTTGTGTTTTTTTAACATCTTATTCATTTTAGATTCATAGTTCATATTGCCTTTTAAAATTTCAAGGGGTACTTCATATTCATTATAACGAGAGCAGGCATTTATACATGTCGAATATTCTTCTAAACTTCTAAAGCTAGTACCTGGCTCGTGGTTTAAAAGTTCATAGCTCTCCCCAAATATTACTTTTGGCAAATATTGTATCCATTCTTTGGGTACATATCTTACACATTTTTTAAAAAATTCAGAACCAACAGCTCTTTTCTGCGATTCAGTTAATTTGTACATATAATTTGTATTTGTTATTTCTGAATCATATTTTTTATTAACATGGTTTATAAAATTTATAATCCTAGAGTCGTTATCTGTTAAATCGGTTCTTACATCTGTAAAATATTTTATTGAAGTAAATAGTGGTCGTGTGTGTTTTCCATAGAATTGTAAATCTGGTGAGTTAGACACCAAATTTAAATCCAAAGCATCTTTTAATATTATTTTTCTATTTAATCCTTCTAATTTACCATTTAAATTTTGTACGTCACCTATGGCACCTAGTAGTGCATATTTGGACAAATCTTTATTATTATCGTTTAATTTACGTGCAAATAAGTAACAGACTCCAGCGCCACAAAGTTCTATACTGCCATTTAATCCATCTTGTGAGGGATTAACATTCGTTATATATTCGGGCATTTTTTTAAATTGGCACATGTGATGGTCAAAAATCACTATTTTTGGAGGTTTTATGTTCATAGATTTTATTTGAGCATCAATCATATCGATTTGACCACTTCCTAAATCTGCAAATATGACTAAATCATAATCTCCAAAAGGAATATCACCTATGGTTCCATAATCAATTTGCCTTAAAAACCTATATTCTGGAAAAATACCCTGCCTAGATAAGGTTTCTTCTAATACAACACGTGAATTAAGTCCATCTGTATCAATGTGCGTATAAACGATAATATTATCGTTTTTATGTCTTAATATTTCGTCGATTGCTTTTTGCATATTTGATAAATATTCCATGAAAACACCACTAAATACTTTACGATATTAATATAGGGGTTACTATTTTTTATATCTATTCAATTTAGTCAAATAATTTAAAAAATGAATAAAAAAACCTTCTAAAAAATAAGTTAAAAATAACTTAAAAATTAAATTAAAAACAAAATAATGAATTTTTACTTAATTAATATAAATCATACAATTCTAAATCTTTTGAAATTGTATCGTATATGTAAAAGCCACTATATGATGGATTAACTATTAATGTGTTCCCTATTTTATCAATAACTTTATTTTGATGGATATGTCCACAAGCGCATAGGAATGGCTGGTATTCTTCAATAATTTTTCGTATACTGGAACTTCCAAGATAACCTACTTCCGTTAAATCCGCCATCGTATATTTTGGAGGCATATGTGAAAGCAATATAAAATTATTTTTTAAATTTTCGAAATTATTTATTTTTAAATTGTTAAGCTTATTTTTATGCAATGTATTTAAAAAATTAGAGTATATTTGTTCTTCGGAGTATTCATTGGGTGTATTAAATGGGGTGTATGTACTACCACCTAATCCAATAACGTTTACGCCCTTAAAATTAACTAATCTTCCATCTATATTTATGCCATAGTCCGTCATAAGTTTAGAGGTGATTTGACAATCCCAATTACCACAAATCGTAAATATGGGACTTTTTTTATTTACTTCTTTCAATACGTTTAAAATCCTATAATCGTTAGTTTTAACTATATCTCCAGAAATTAATATTAAGTCGGGTTTTAACTTTAAAATTTTTGAAAAGTTTATAATACGATTATGTAAATCAGTTAATCCAATAATTCTCATAATTTCACAACCATGGAATAAAATAAAAAAATTAAAAATATTATTTAGTAATTAAGGAGTTGAATTAGTTTTACTTGCATTATCTGCTGCTTCTGAGAATTCATCGATAATACCTGTGGCTGTAGTACCTACATCACCAGATACGTTCTTTACGTTTGTTAAGTAGAAATATCCTGCAACTGCTGCTACAGCAACTGCCGCTACAGCAACTGCCGCAGCAATTAAAATACCTACTTCCATTGAAATTTGCCCTTTTGTTGATTTTAACTTTTTCATTAACATGCTCATCACCCGTTTGTTGGAGTAATCATCTATGCCTCATAGTATTTAATTTAAAATACTTTATAGTATATATAAAACATTTATTTCAATATTATTTATATTTATTGTAGATAGTTTACATAACTCTGTATATATTTATGACATATGACAATATATATAATTAATTATTCGATACCATAGTAATCTATCAAAAGAAAATATTAAGTAATAAACGAACTTTGTAAAAAAAGTGGGAGTACTGGGATTTGAACCCAGGTCCAGGGATATCTCCTGCATCGGGTTTCGGTCCAAGCCCGTATAGGCACTTGGAGTCCCCGATGATAGACCAGACTACACCATACCCCCATGGATATATTAAATATAATAATAAAGTAAATTATTAAGTATATAAAGGTTACGGTTATTACTAATTAATAGATTAAATTAAATGGTAAAAATATTAAATATTATATATTAAATTAATATTTATTAAGTTTTTTATATTTATTATTTACAAATAACTCATATTATTCTACAGTTACACTTTTTGCAAGACCTCGAGGTTTATCTACATCCCTACCCATTGCTAGGGCTTTATAATAAGCTAAAAGTTGGCAAGCAGGTGCGTAAACAAAAGGACTTACTTCTTCGATTAAATCTGGAACTTCAATCAATGTATCAGTTTCTATATCTACTTTTTTAGGACCCACTGCTATTACTTTACCGCCTCGGGCTTTTATTTCTTCCACATTTGCGAGTACTGAATTTAACAACGGCGATTTTGTAGGTGGAATTAATGCTAATGTATCCATATTTTCATCTATTAAAGATATCGTACCATGTTTCAAAAATCCACTACTCATACCTTCTGCATGTAAATAAGTTATTTCTTTGAATTTTAATGCTCCTTCATACGCATTTGCTAAATTAATACCTTTAGATATAAATAAGTAATTTGAAGCAGTTAAATTTTCAGAAATTCTTTTTATTACTTCTTTATTTTCTATAGTTTTTGAGATGTATTCTGGTATTTTTTGTAATTCCTGTTCGTATATGCCCATATCCTTATTTGCTAGTTTACCATATTCTATAAATAACCTGTAAAGAATTACTAATTGAGACATAAACGTTTTAGTGGCACATACTGATATCTCTAGACCTGAGCCTATCATAATTGTTACGTCAGATTCTCTTGTCGCAGTACTTCCTATAACATTAACTAATGAAGCAGTTTTAGCACCTTTACTCTTAGCGTATTTAATCGCTTTTATGGTATCATATGTTTCACCGCTTTGAGTGATTCCTACAACTAAAGTTTTTTCATCTATAATACCTTTTATTAAAAATTCGGATGAATCGCAAGGAATTACAAGTTTCCCTAACTTTGAAAACCAATATTCTGCAATCATTCCTGCATGCAATGAAGTACCCATTGCTATGATGTATATTTTATCACAATCATCTATTAAATTCGAAAGTTTTTGAATTTCTTCCTGAGATATTTTCATAGAATTTTTAATAATTTCTGGCTCTTCCATTATTTCTTTTAACATAAAATGTTCATAGCCTTTTTTCTCAGCATTTTCAATATCCCAGTCTAAATTTAATATATTTTTTGAAATATCTGTTTTTACACAATTATTTTTTAAATTAAAGATTTCAAAGTTGTAACAATTATGTTCTGTATTATTTTTATTAACAATTATCATATCCCCATCTTCTAAAGGTAGAGCTTGATTTGTGTATTTTAAAAATGCTGAAACATCGCTACCAATAAAATATTCTAAATCATCTTTTCCAAATCCGACAACCATGGGACTTTCGTTTCTAATTCCAATCAAAGTGTCAGGGAAATTTTTATTGATTATAACAACTGCGTAGGTTCCTTCAATTTTCTCAAATGCTTTTTTTACACAATTGATGTATTCTTCTTTTGAATATATATTATCAAGGGCATCTTTTTTTAATCCGGTTAATCTCTTTAATTCCTTTAATTCTTCTTCTATTAAATGAGGTATAACTTCCGTATCGGTTTCAGATTTAAAAATATGGTCTTTTTTTATTAGTTTAGATTTTAAATCTTTGTAATTAGAGATAATTCCATTATGAACAACACAAATTTCATTTTTACAGTCAGTATGAGGGTGCGAATTTTCTTTAGTAATTCCTCCATGGGTTGCCCATCTACTATGCCCTATCCCTGTATTTGCGCAGAATTCTTCAAAATTTTCAGATTCTGAAACTTCTTTAACCTTACCTATATCTTTTTTAACTAAAATATTGTTAGAATCTGCAGGGTTTATAATTCCAATACCGCAACTATCATATCCCCTATATTCCAATCTTTTCAAACCTTCTAATAGTATTTCTGAAGCATTTCTAAACCCGATGTATCCAATTATACCACACATTTTATTACACCTTTATTGTAACCATTTTTTAGCCAATCATTAATCCATACTCATTATTTTCTAATAAATTGTATATTACATTGATGATTTAAATTAATTGCCATTTTAAATTAATTTGAATTGAAATCAATAGTGCTTATTTAAAATACTATTGACAAACATATTATCTTTTATGATATTTATTCTAAGATATTTTATCATATATAATATCTACAAAATAATGTCGACAATATTAAAATTAATACATTACTTAAACAATAGTAATATAATATTTAATATTATAAAATATTAGATAATTATAATATATATTATAAAAAATAAAATATAAATAAATTTATTATTATCGGTGACAATATGACCAAAATAACATTAATAGGAAACAAATTAGCAGTAAAAGACAACGAATTTGTATATATGGGCCCCGTGGCAGAGTGTGACGAATGCAAGTTTAAAAAGATGTGCCATGGAAATTTGGAAAAAGGGGTTAAATATAAAATAACGGAAATTAGGGCCACAACGCATCCTTGTAGTATTCATTCAGAAGGTGTTAAGGTGGTTGAAGTAATACCTTCTGAATTAAACATCAATATAGAATCAAAAAAAGCATTGGAAGGTTTAACGATTTCCCATAAGGATGTATCTTGCGATAACGTATTGTGTGAAAATTACTTGTATTGCAAACCTCAAATTGAAAGTGGAAAATATAAGATATTAAGTGTTTTAAACACTAAGGTAAAGTGCCCTCTTGGAAATTCCTTAAAAAGAGTATTAATAAAGCCTATTAAGGAAGAATAATTTAAAAATTAAGTTACTTTTTTAAATAATATATTATTACAATTTTTTATATGATTGTAATTTTACAAAATTTATAACTTTTATAACTTTTATAAATTTTCATAATAATTTTTTAAAATCAAAGCATCATGTTCTAAACAAGGACTTTCACAAATTATAGTTCCAGAGACTTCAAAATCCTTCAAAACCTTTAATAAGTCTTTATAATTAAACTTTGAGCATGAATTATCTAGGGGGTAGTGTTTTTTCTCTCCGGAATTTCCAAACTCAATACCTGAAACGTGCATATGCATATTTTTTATACATTTTTTTCCAATATTTGCATCCAAATACTCAAGAATTTTATAAAATTCATCGTAATTATTTACTTCCCCTAAACTACGGGCATAAACGTGTGAAAAGTCAATACATGGTAGTATATTTTCGGTACCCAATTCATTTGATAGTTTAACTAGCTCTTCAACTGTACCGAATTGTGTAACTTTACCAGTAGTTTCAGGTCTTAATATTACACCATAATCCATTTTATTTTTTAATTCAATTATTCGTTGTGTATTTTCTTTAATTTTTTGATAAACTTCGTTTTTGTCTTGCTTTAGATAAAATCCTGGATGGTATACTATTCCAATTTTGGAATCTATCTTTTTATTTTGTGGAATGACATTTTTTGCAAATACGTCCATTACCTCACAACTTTTTAAAATTCTCGCAATACTTGAATTTACTTTTTCTTCTTCTTTAGCGTTTAAATTTATGTAGTATGGGG includes the following:
- the flaJ gene encoding archaellar assembly protein FlaJ is translated as MILDILPRVGLKPKDYFLKFVLPAVLASLFMVVLGFIYFDGITRLLVLALPLLLLGGALGYPYIELDSQKQKINERLHVYITKFGVLSITDLDNKALLELLSVEKEELGQLAEESRKIYVLVKRWNQSLAESCRFLANRTPSSQFGDFLDRMAYSIDSGQELKEFLAGEQDIVMDEYAGFYERALYSLDNFKEMYVSAITSVSFFVTFAIIAPFLLPYDFVTMVTVAIFIFMIIEVILIYSIKNKLPYDRLWHTGEKPTAIDRKLRKWLIISVGLTILASIVLFWGKYIYEAPQLLKIPYELIFSIAMTPLMLGGYMAQREESLVIRKENNFPDFLRSLGDSVSAKGGGTLESLGYLCTNDFGPLTKDLVALHRRLSIRINGQKSWKYFGHDTCSYLIQLFSEMYERCTYLGGNSGQASHIIGKNFRKILRLRRSKYQNVNQFAGVMYGLSGGMALTLFASYGVASMVNGLYSSLDIPDTMLSMVHVVAPSDFGFISYMMYGTLIIYALCSSYLIKLMDGGHYQVSLLHFSTMVWISSIVAVVTEMVTNSLLKATIPV
- a CDS encoding phosphoadenosine phosphosulfate reductase domain-containing protein — protein: MKKRFGSVLNISRKVSETRGSSRKWEKEDKKPVSKKGEYKKNNKFEKNNESNSKSNLFDLEDYVNKGKKNENPKNKGKNPPKFKGKNPDKNGNGKNNTNIRNTKREGKNKIPIDNRNVEPRESLQKKLNLKTNLESWYPEFYYKQDAKFASPHELSILSKLTNIDFKDNVVILERLSGMDYRKRVIYGKKQLGILEYDLKELSWQFVPNPEYYMYLNKYDIELKPSKMRLKGKWIKEEYLVEDEDNLKAYNTIVNAPENDLDAQIKDVGVKMGNFAGHGVTSGDRIKLKDLSKISDFEEEKLSEYLEKRSKYVEILKNNSLKILKHMIEKYKKKGYVINASFSGGKDSSVSTLLAKEVMPDIEVVSIDTGLEYPETIEYIKKFSKKYDLNMDIVDGDNFWEDILRNGVPTKDNRWCNSSCKLNPLRSYLKKKYPGKKVLTIDGSRQFESFTRSNLDYERNSSFIDFQTTTFPILDWNALDIWTYIYKNDIPYNPLYDEGFERIGCYLCPSALNSEFNRVKELHPDYYKRWSKYLSRRYNKDEIDRGFWRWDELPPKMKELKKEMDN
- the recJ gene encoding single-stranded-DNA-specific exonuclease RecJ — protein: MEYLSNMQKAIDEILRHKNDNIIVYTHIDTDGLNSRVVLEETLSRQGIFPEYRFLRQIDYGTIGDIPFGDYDLVIFADLGSGQIDMIDAQIKSMNIKPPKIVIFDHHMCQFKKMPEYITNVNPSQDGLNGSIELCGAGVCYLFARKLNDNNKDLSKYALLGAIGDVQNLNGKLEGLNRKIILKDALDLNLVSNSPDLQFYGKHTRPLFTSIKYFTDVRTDLTDNDSRIINFINHVNKKYDSEITNTNYMYKLTESQKRAVGSEFFKKCVRYVPKEWIQYLPKVIFGESYELLNHEPGTSFRSLEEYSTCINACSRYNEYEVPLEILKGNMNYESKMNKMLKKHKRNLAKSMDTIKNDIEVVQKDKFQYFEVSNNEIKGNIVGIIAGMSYSIEKVDWKKPIFAISELDEGYKISARCPKLLSFAEDINLAKAINYASEKVGGTGGGHKFACGAYIPDKKDFVKYLVEKV
- a CDS encoding metallophosphoesterase family protein, yielding MRIIGLTDLHNRIINFSKILKLKPDLILISGDIVKTNDYRILNVLKEVNKKSPIFTICGNWDCQITSKLMTDYGINIDGRLVNFKGVNVIGLGGSTYTPFNTPNEYSEEQIYSNFLNTLHKNKLNNLKINNFENLKNNFILLSHMPPKYTMADLTEVGYLGSSSIRKIIEEYQPFLCACGHIHQNKVIDKIGNTLIVNPSYSGFYIYDTISKDLELYDLY
- the glmS gene encoding glutamine--fructose-6-phosphate transaminase (isomerizing) is translated as MCGIIGYIGFRNASEILLEGLKRLEYRGYDSCGIGIINPADSNNILVKKDIGKVKEVSESENFEEFCANTGIGHSRWATHGGITKENSHPHTDCKNEICVVHNGIISNYKDLKSKLIKKDHIFKSETDTEVIPHLIEEELKELKRLTGLKKDALDNIYSKEEYINCVKKAFEKIEGTYAVVIINKNFPDTLIGIRNESPMVVGFGKDDLEYFIGSDVSAFLKYTNQALPLEDGDMIIVNKNNTEHNCYNFEIFNLKNNCVKTDISKNILNLDWDIENAEKKGYEHFMLKEIMEEPEIIKNSMKISQEEIQKLSNLIDDCDKIYIIAMGTSLHAGMIAEYWFSKLGKLVIPCDSSEFLIKGIIDEKTLVVGITQSGETYDTIKAIKYAKSKGAKTASLVNVIGSTATRESDVTIMIGSGLEISVCATKTFMSQLVILYRLFIEYGKLANKDMGIYEQELQKIPEYISKTIENKEVIKRISENLTASNYLFISKGINLANAYEGALKFKEITYLHAEGMSSGFLKHGTISLIDENMDTLALIPPTKSPLLNSVLANVEEIKARGGKVIAVGPKKVDIETDTLIEVPDLIEEVSPFVYAPACQLLAYYKALAMGRDVDKPRGLAKSVTVE
- a CDS encoding UPF0179 family protein; this encodes MTKITLIGNKLAVKDNEFVYMGPVAECDECKFKKMCHGNLEKGVKYKITEIRATTHPCSIHSEGVKVVEVIPSELNINIESKKALEGLTISHKDVSCDNVLCENYLYCKPQIESGKYKILSVLNTKVKCPLGNSLKRVLIKPIKEE
- a CDS encoding TIM barrel protein → MIKFGTAGIPIGATTTENSFEYLKKVNLDAMELEFVRSVHLKVEKAKYLSKLTEGISLSAHAPYYINLNAKEEEKVNSSIARILKSCEVMDVFAKNVIPQNKKIDSKIGIVYHPGFYLKQDKNEVYQKIKENTQRIIELKNKMDYGVILRPETTGKVTQFGTVEELVKLSNELGTENILPCIDFSHVYARSLGEVNNYDEFYKILEYLDANIGKKCIKNMHMHVSGIEFGNSGEKKHYPLDNSCSKFNYKDLLKVLKDFEVSGTIICESPCLEHDALILKNYYENL